A genomic stretch from Selenomonas sp. AB3002 includes:
- the rbr gene encoding rubrerythrin: MSKYAGTQTEKNLEAAFAGESQARNKYTYFASKAKKEGFEQIAALFLKTADNEKEHAKMWFKELEGIGDTKANLLAAAEGENYEWTDMYDGFAKTAEEEGFKELAAKFRLVAAIEKHHEERYRKLLQNVEMQEVFQKSEVKMWECRNCGHIVVGTKAPEICPTCAHPKSYFEISEVNY; encoded by the coding sequence ATGAGCAAATATGCAGGCACCCAGACCGAGAAGAATTTGGAAGCGGCCTTTGCAGGCGAATCCCAGGCCAGGAACAAGTATACCTATTTTGCATCCAAGGCCAAGAAGGAAGGCTTCGAGCAGATTGCGGCCCTCTTTTTGAAGACGGCTGACAATGAGAAGGAACACGCCAAGATGTGGTTCAAGGAGTTGGAAGGCATTGGCGACACCAAGGCCAACCTGCTCGCTGCCGCTGAGGGCGAGAACTACGAGTGGACGGATATGTATGACGGCTTCGCCAAGACCGCCGAGGAAGAGGGCTTCAAGGAGCTGGCTGCCAAGTTCCGCCTGGTAGCTGCCATCGAGAAGCACCATGAGGAGCGCTACAGGAAGCTCCTGCAGAACGTGGAAATGCAGGAAGTCTTCCAGAAGAGCGAGGTCAAGATGTGGGAGTGTCGCAACTGCGGCCATATCGTGGTGGGCACCAAGGCTCCCGAAATCTGCCCCACCTGCGCTCATCCCAAGAGTTACTTTGAAATCAGCGAAGTCAATTATTGA
- a CDS encoding SLC13 family permease, whose protein sequence is MPVYHAFRRYPDLFLAGLFALGAGCLAPPAPAEVLACLNLPLLGLLLFLMSIVAGLRQSGFFAALFQRLFKGRNSGRSLSRFFIFSCYFSSMLITNDVALIVFVPLAIMTFTEARRIRLIVPTVCWQTIAANLGSMLTPVGNPQNLFIYSHYGLSPWDFFAVTAPVVIISGVVIYLATFTLPEVEVELSSQAEEGLPWKKIAPLLVLFLLCLLHVLHLLDFTLLAVLVLPGLLLLDRRLLLEADFKLLLLFALLFIGVGSLSHLEALTSKAASLLTGHEFWVSLILSQVLSNVPATVLLSGCTEAYVPLLLGVNIGGLGTIIASMASVISFKAYLGTRFSRPGYYLLTFTGSNLLVLALLLGYYKLYV, encoded by the coding sequence GTGCCTGTCTATCATGCTTTCCGCCGTTATCCCGATCTGTTTCTGGCGGGGCTCTTTGCCCTGGGGGCGGGGTGCCTTGCACCCCCTGCTCCCGCGGAAGTCCTGGCCTGCCTCAATCTTCCCCTGCTGGGTTTGCTGCTGTTCCTCATGAGCATTGTGGCGGGGCTCAGGCAGAGCGGTTTCTTTGCCGCACTCTTTCAGCGGCTGTTCAAAGGGCGCAATTCCGGGCGCAGTCTCTCACGGTTCTTCATCTTCAGCTGCTATTTTTCCTCTATGCTCATCACCAATGATGTGGCCCTGATCGTCTTTGTGCCTCTGGCCATCATGACCTTCACGGAGGCCCGGCGCATCAGGCTTATCGTGCCCACGGTTTGCTGGCAGACCATAGCAGCGAACCTGGGCAGTATGCTGACTCCGGTGGGCAACCCCCAGAATCTCTTCATCTATTCCCATTACGGGCTTTCCCCTTGGGACTTTTTCGCTGTCACCGCCCCGGTGGTAATCATAAGCGGCGTGGTAATCTATCTGGCCACCTTCACCCTGCCTGAGGTGGAAGTGGAATTGAGCAGCCAGGCGGAAGAGGGGCTGCCCTGGAAAAAGATTGCGCCCCTGTTGGTGCTGTTCCTGCTCTGCCTCCTCCATGTGCTGCACCTGCTGGACTTCACTCTGCTGGCTGTGCTGGTCCTGCCGGGGCTGCTCCTGCTTGACAGGCGCTTGCTCCTGGAGGCTGATTTCAAGCTTTTGTTGCTCTTCGCCCTGCTCTTCATCGGGGTGGGCAGCCTGAGCCATCTGGAGGCGCTGACCTCAAAGGCGGCCAGCCTTCTCACGGGACATGAGTTCTGGGTGTCCCTGATCCTGAGCCAGGTTCTCAGCAATGTACCCGCCACCGTCCTGCTGTCCGGCTGTACGGAGGCCTATGTGCCCCTGCTCCTGGGCGTGAATATCGGTGGCCTGGGCACCATCATTGCCTCTATGGCCAGCGTTATTTCCTTCAAGGCCTACCTGGGCACCCGTTTCAGCAGGCCCGGTTATTACCTGCTGACCTTCACTGGCAGCAACCTGCTGGTGCTGGCGCTGCTGCTGGGGTATTACAAGCTTTATGTGTAA
- a CDS encoding EAL domain-containing protein: protein MLNHDLNSLPSNFRGTMDTRGIFQGKMQTFSAFVYNYPMQVFTGLMALLLALCLFFFYILHIRRRHVAEIQKAAYTDYWSELPNWRWFVDEIPELLKGQLAKSAAAGRCYVLRVDIESINQLSTSTRKAIIDEQLPRILKVLQTRLKLRATAVSGMAKMIMALGEMPVSGNEQPPMDSLVEQVSITLRGIIRQETAIELQAVNLKGGICRLEKAEELETAVHRAELAISEAYEAGRLVCVYDEKLEKQLARRQLIEAEMEQALQQREFEVWFQPKYDLNTHRTTGAEALVRWKSSKMGFMPPGEFINIFEENGFIIPLDNFVLEETCAMQERRRNEGKKTVPISVNQSRMHFLQDGYMLYMKKVRDTYNLRPGLVELELTETAFSFIDHPDRRDRAIRIISTLHRLGFQLSMDDFGSGYSSLELLNILPLDVMKIDRTLITGPESNERMRQILTASVELGQRLGMTVLCEGIENETQEEILKKCGCQYGQGYLYSKPMPMAEFEKFLDEHG from the coding sequence GTGCTGAACCATGACCTCAACTCCCTGCCCTCCAATTTCCGGGGAACCATGGACACCCGCGGCATCTTCCAGGGGAAGATGCAGACCTTCTCCGCCTTTGTCTACAACTATCCCATGCAGGTCTTTACCGGGCTTATGGCCCTGCTCCTGGCTCTGTGCCTGTTTTTCTTCTACATCCTGCACATCCGCCGCCGCCATGTGGCAGAAATCCAGAAAGCAGCCTATACCGACTACTGGTCAGAGCTGCCCAACTGGCGCTGGTTCGTGGACGAAATCCCCGAACTTCTGAAGGGCCAGCTGGCTAAATCTGCCGCTGCAGGCCGCTGCTATGTGCTGAGGGTGGACATCGAGTCCATCAACCAGCTGAGCACCAGCACTCGCAAGGCCATCATCGATGAGCAGCTGCCCCGCATCCTGAAAGTGCTGCAGACCAGACTGAAACTCAGGGCCACCGCCGTCAGCGGCATGGCCAAGATGATCATGGCCCTGGGAGAGATGCCCGTCTCCGGCAACGAACAACCTCCCATGGACAGCCTGGTAGAACAGGTTTCCATCACTCTCCGGGGCATCATCCGGCAGGAAACCGCCATCGAACTGCAGGCCGTGAACCTCAAGGGCGGCATCTGCCGCCTGGAAAAGGCCGAGGAACTGGAAACGGCAGTGCACAGGGCAGAGCTTGCCATCTCCGAAGCCTACGAAGCAGGCAGGCTGGTCTGCGTCTACGATGAAAAACTGGAAAAGCAGCTGGCCCGTCGCCAGCTCATCGAAGCAGAAATGGAACAGGCCCTGCAGCAGCGGGAATTCGAAGTCTGGTTCCAGCCCAAATACGACCTCAATACACATCGGACCACTGGAGCCGAAGCCCTGGTGCGATGGAAAAGCTCCAAGATGGGCTTCATGCCCCCGGGAGAGTTCATCAATATATTTGAAGAAAACGGCTTCATCATCCCCCTGGACAACTTCGTGCTGGAGGAAACCTGCGCCATGCAGGAACGCAGGCGGAATGAAGGCAAAAAGACCGTGCCCATCTCCGTGAACCAGTCCCGCATGCACTTCCTGCAGGACGGCTATATGCTCTACATGAAGAAAGTCAGGGACACCTACAACCTGCGTCCGGGACTGGTGGAGCTGGAGCTCACAGAAACAGCATTCTCCTTCATCGACCATCCCGACAGGCGGGACAGGGCCATCCGCATCATCAGCACCCTCCACCGGCTGGGCTTCCAGCTGTCCATGGATGACTTCGGCTCCGGCTATTCTTCGCTGGAGCTCCTGAACATCCTCCCTCTGGATGTGATGAAGATAGACCGCACCCTGATCACCGGCCCCGAGAGCAACGAGCGCATGAGGCAGATCCTCACTGCCTCCGTGGAACTGGGCCAGCGCCTGGGCATGACCGTCCTCTGCGAAGGCATCGAAAACGAAACTCAGGAAGAAATCCTCAAGAAATGCGGCTGCCAATACGGCCAGGGCTACCTCTATTCCAAGCCCATGCCCATGGCAGAATTTGAGAAGTTTTTGGACGAACATGGATGA